Within Staphylococcus sp. NRL 16/872, the genomic segment TACTTCAGATGATCAGTTCCCTCTCGGTCGTCATTTTGACATAGATCTAGGCAGTGGCTACTTCGAATTACCAAAATCTGTAATTTATAATGACCATTTTATTTTGCTTATCCAAAATAATAAAATTATTAAAAGAAGTGTTAAATATATTAAAAGCCAAAAAAATGGGTATATTATGATATCCGATGGAATAAATATTGGAGATAAAATCATTGTGCACCCTACGTCATCACTTCTACACAACGATAAGTGATATTTTTTTACAATTAAATATTCAGACATTTTTTTATTTAATAGAGCGAAACAATAATTGTCCATAATTAATTGGTTTTAAAAATTTGCTTGTTTTTCTAAACAAAGTATTAAATAATCAAAATATTGTTTTATTAAGTGCTTTTTCGTTTACTTCTTAATTTTATTTAGTTATAATTAACTAAATAATATAGCATTAAATTAATTTATTAAAATTTATTTAATCTAAATTATTAAAAGTATTTTAACGATTAACTGACGTTATATATAGATTTAACGGGCATACTCATAAGAGAGAGAATATTAGTTGGGGAGGTTTCCATATGGCTATTTCAAAAATAAATGATTGTTTTGAATTATTAGCGATGATTACTTATGCTGATAAATTAAAGAGTATTATCAAAAAAGAATTTTCAATTAGTTTTGAAGAATTCGCAGTGTTGACTTATATTAGTCAAAGCAAAGAAGACGAGTATTATTTGAAAGATATTATTAATCACTTAAACTATAAACAACCACAAGTAGTTAAAGCCGTTAAAAATTTATCTCAAGAAGATTATTTCGATAAAAAACGTAATGAGCATGATGAAAGAACTGTTTTAATTCTTGTAAATGCAACACAACGTAAAAAAATCGACGACTTATTAAATAAAGTAAATAATCGCATAGAAGAAGCTAACAAAGAAACAGATTTATAATTTCTTTTTACTTCATAAAAATTTGTCCACTAAGTTTTCGACTATGTGGGCATTTTTTATGTATACTTTTCTAAAAGACCTACTTC encodes:
- the sarA gene encoding global transcriptional regulator SarA, whose amino-acid sequence is MAISKINDCFELLAMITYADKLKSIIKKEFSISFEEFAVLTYISQSKEDEYYLKDIINHLNYKQPQVVKAVKNLSQEDYFDKKRNEHDERTVLILVNATQRKKIDDLLNKVNNRIEEANKETDL